In Theobroma cacao cultivar B97-61/B2 chromosome 7, Criollo_cocoa_genome_V2, whole genome shotgun sequence, the genomic window acatgatttcatgaggATACCCATGCTGACCGAACACTTAGatggaggttttgatgcttgatttggttagatttcaatgaattttagtgtttttagttagttagtgatgtgtagcatgaaaatcaagtaaaaaaattcatgttcttccatcacccatcattggttgaattctccatgtgaaatattgatgatgattttgattttatttcaagtgattttgttaggaattagtgatttatggtgtgagaatcaagcttgaaaaattatagtgttgatgcacccactatggccgaatttttccaagagaaaatgtgaggatgattttgccatatttgaagttatttaatttgtgtttgatgatttgaagtattgggagaaaaatggaattaaatggagttaaattggacatattggccaattaatcgggtgatagatcgaattaggctaatactgttttatttaggtacacaattgaatttgtgtagaacaccgtgtttagacgataatccgaacaatttgcatcccatttcatacattagtatagagcctgaattggttttataacaatttagcataaatgtagtaaatggcttattgtgcattatgtctagatggtgagcattctggccaaagtaaagagatagtactcgaggatcaagaatcggagtacttgaAATTCGACTTttaaaatagtgagtaaccttactatcgtcttaattatctaaagtggtttttatctgatttcgtgattttatggaaaatgagtttaaatggtagaTTTTTacgttttataaacaaaatgtgtttaaatgaaatgattttataaattgtcttgaaattaaatgatggctttgaaaatagagtaattggagaccatttgatgtattgtgaatttatggttctaattgattggcttatggcaatattggcatgaatgactgaattggtatttgtgttgtaaatgtataaactgttgtttgctttgataggctggataatgataaaattgccatgtcatgcagttaaattttattgaatttgtgGGTTATTGATTAAtcgctgcagtggacgggttTTCGTGAACCAGCATATTAAAGGGGCACGGTACccttattatattattacctcggTCGGATAGGCgtgtagggtaactctcgaAGTacacttttagagttcacttcatgccaaaccaccacgtgagggtgaactcagccaacgccaaggaacggttatgttttcaaaataaaaatatgtttatgtgtaaacgaaatttttaactaccttggcggactcggttgggatagccctctgctaaggtatccctgataactgagtataaGAATAATTTTGGCACTAGCCaaagcttttaaaaaatttataagccatgttgactactcgatttatatgaattgattttatttggtttaaatgagttgaaaggtgatgaattacaatatgttaaactattttatctgtctccatttactcagctttagatattttagatgtatttgtttactcactgggattatataatctcatcaccctcctttccacccattttaggcttaggatagtcggtagatagctcactttgttgagggctacagttgaacttgcatcctcaaaaactgtaggtttaccgcttttgatacttttggtcattcgtgagttcacgtgtcactgtaaattaaattttatactttggttatctgtattacagtatgtatgaatttatttagcttttgtagcaatgaatttatttagcttttatgctacaaaaattatttactggtaattctataaatattgttttataaaaaaatagaatattttattgaatgtttttattatatacaaatagttttaattttactttaaatgaatgttttaaacatctaaacttatttttgattatgaaatatgtgtttttcactcgcatactacatttttggCTGGTTTCGAGACTTTCGAGAAAAAATGACAagaatacccctgtgagacaaaaattatttttctatcgttttgatttgaaaatagtttataatctctcaaagcatgatatttaacaactgttgctcacaggggagctGAGAAAAAACTGATATAaaagccttgtgaggtttcggTCGGTATTTCAAgcgatgaatgtctatcgggacatcacGACGATTGTCACAAGCTCGAaaggagtaccgggtcatgacatgtgACCATTAGAGCACTGATCTAACGCTAGTTGCAACCAGATCCGATCGTTGGAGCATTGATCTAACACTGGTTACGATTAGATTTGGCTATTGGAGTAACAATTTGATCACAAGAAGTGCCAAATCTAGTGACACCATTAGGTATATCAACGTTTCAACAACCATATCTTATCGCAGCCAATGTTAGATTGATGTTCCAACGACCAGATCTAGTAGATCGACACTTCAACAGTGCCAGCCAGGTATCCAATGgttgatgaaaaatatgagaaaagaaaagaagaaaatgaaaaaaaaaaagaaaaatataaattNAGGTATCCAATGgttgatgaaaaatatgagaaaagaaaagaagaaaatgaaaaaaaaaagaaaaatataaatttatattaataatttaataataaattattaatatttaatacaaataaaaattaaaaagattaaaaatacaaatacaaatagaaaacaaattaaataattaaaaagcatataattaatttaataataaattaaaaataaaaaatttacattaataatttaataataaatttttatatttaataaaaaatttattttgatttttaattaaaaattattattataataaaaaataattttatcattttattaattattttttaattattttaaaagtcaTAATAACAATTCTTATAATCTACAGAATAATTCTCAATGAACAAAAAgcaatatattctttttttttaaatataagtaCCAAACTTTATCGGGAACTCGAGAAAAGAGTAACTTCATGGAAAGAACAAAAGGGCAAAACTGTTCGGCGGCTTTATTCCACTGAAACGAATGATCTTCCTTCCTTCCTTTGGATTTATTTCTCTCCTTCTTCCCTTGAGGTAttattctcttcttttctttcttcagcTTAAACTGGTGTTTTCTTCTTGTGCTgagcaattttctttttcaaaattttgtcgAAACAAAATATCAGTAATCTGTGTGAATTCGCTCTCGTTGCTTTGTTAGTTGGTGGTTGgtttttgaaattaagaagaaaatagaTTCTTCTGGCCGAGATATGCAAATTCGGCCGATTCAGCTGACACAAGGACGATGTAATTGGCGTTGCCACGTCGCGGTACGAGTGGCAAATTGGGCGGAACAAGACGATGGTTGATGATGCTAGCGGTGGCGGTACGTTACTGAAGAAATTTGATTGTGAAGCTTTGAAGAGGATCCAATGCAAATGAAATCAACCGTAAAGGTCAGAGAAGGTAAGGACAGGTAATATCTGGGCTAAAGGAAGTTTACAAGGTTTTGGAGGGTATTTATGTAAaatgcatatatataatatattagggTTAGCGTGTAGCGGGAGATGTCATACATGAGCCGAAATACTAATAACCCCTCGAGCTCGAGCTCGAGCTCGAGTCGCTTTGGTGGGCAAGATGGAGTGGTGGAGGCTTTGCATTTGCTCGCTTGGACAGCAAGTGGGTTTGATTGGTACGTATTAAATTTGGAGAATGGTGTAATCAGTCAGACTTTGAGCAGGATGCCACCGAAGGCTCGTCGAGGTTCAACCGCCGTTGCGTGTGGCAACCAGATTTTCGTCCTTGGCGGAGCTTGCGGGCGGGACCCAACTTGTCCCGATGGAAAAATACATGAAATCCACTTGCATGACTATGTTTTCTACTTTGATTATCAGCATCCCGAAAATGGGTGGAGAGAAGCCTCTTCTATGTTGCTGCAGCGGATGAAACCCTCTGCTGTTACTCTTGACGGAAAGATTTACGTCTTTGGAGGATCTGCTGTGGGTCGTTTTGCCGAGGTGTTGGATATTGGTCAGAATAGTCGGGCTCTCCTGCGGCCCCCTTATGCTTCTAATATCGATCCTGTTTCTGTATCTTACCCTGTCCTCTTGGATTCTTCTCGTTCTCGGATTTTGGTGCATTTTGCTTGCAACAATTCTCTTTACGCCTACAATGTGAATGATAAATCATGGCACTGTctcaatgaaaattttggtaaGTGGTCTTTTGCAGCGGTAATTGTGGATGATGTGCTCTATGGTCTCGTTGACAGTCGTGAAGACTTGTATTGTTTTTCCGAAACGGAATGTTCTTTACGTGGGTACGATGTGGTTGAGAATAAACGCTTGCCCGCTAAGTGGTTACCTGAATTCCAAGTTTGTGTACCTAACCATGCTGATCTGTTTCACCTGGGCAATGGCAATTTGTGTTTAGCCTGGTACTCCGAATTAGAAATGCATTTTTATTACATAAAATTCAATGTGTGCAAGAATTCTGGGGAGGTTCATGCTACTGGAGAGTCTGATTCTGTCACTTGTGTTGAATTTCAAACCAGCTATTGTCAGATCTCACTGCTCGAATTGAAGGTTAGTATTCCCTAGACATCACTGCTATTGTCTCCAAGATGAATGATGGATTTGCTTTTATTACAACCATGCAGTGCTAACTTTTAATTCGTTTATAGGTCTAAGGCTCCTAGTTCCCTTTGGAGAATTAGAAGTCAGAGTTTCTATGAAGGGATTGCTTATAGATTTAGTtgcaatttgaattttttggaGCCTATTGAGGGTATTGGAATTGGAGGAGATGGGTAACAACTATAGGTTTTAGagagcaaaataaattttattttatttttttatcagcAAAGGATGCACTATCATTTATATGGCAAATTTGTAATCTTTGGGGAATCTTGTCTCATAGACCTTACAATCAAAAGAATACATCTTTGCATTTTTGCAGAGCCATTCGCCTGAGCATTCAATACTGGCAATTTAAGTTACCTATGGAAAATGCAACTTCAAACATAGCACATTTATGGAAACTAGAAAGTGAGATAACCATTTGGATTCCTAGGAATGTGGCTGCCAACTGAGTAGGATCATCATACTCGAGTCAGCAATACAACCTACAATGGAAAAGAGcaagataaattttatttatcatagGATTCTCATGTTAActtaaagaaaatgataaggTTTGGGAGTGATAATGATCTCTCtaacttttctctctttttcttgttctttcctcttctcttcttcctttttctcttccttcaCACAAGAAATCAAATTGTAAAATTGTCTACCCTTTCTCAATACATTTCTTCAGACAAAGactccaatttttttttttttttgttttgcttttcaGATGGTAAATATTTCTCAGAATATAGAGTATGAATCAAAGCCATGTTTGTATTGAAGAGGGTATGAAATTTGTTTATGGAAATGGGTATGGGTCTGGATGTATGCTTATGATGTATTTGGTTGACAGGGATCGATGGAGAAAAACTTGGGAGTTTGAAGATGAAAGGTGcatatatttgaaaaagaaatatggaGATTGATTTTGAGATGTGTGTGCTGGTGCCTGGTGGTGAGGTTGAGCCACTGGAGCTGCTCAATGGGCCTGGTTTTCGACTTGGATAAATGGGAGTGTTGATAATGTTTCTGGGAATGGATTTTGATATCGAGTGAAAGGATTGGCTATATTTTGAgagcaaaaaacaaaacaaaaatagaagaaaaaaggttgcTCGGCAGCTGgatattttccattttccaatTTCCATCAATCCCCTGATTCTTTattgttgttattattattttttggctcttaAATAGGGAATGGAAGTATATAGTTAtctttgttattatttttttagtagcCCCAAAATGAATACATTATTatgtgcaaaaaaattaagaaaaccatattttattattctaattttaattttaaaattagatGCAGAGAAATTCAAAATGAGTGGAAGCATGAGGATAGAAGCCCAGGAGAGCGAAGGAACAAAAATGCAACTGTTAttgaaatgaattgaaaaacaaGGATcttaaaatggaaaaaaaaaattaacaaataaagCTTGTTATCGCTCCACGGGGAGGAATGGGGGTTTCGCTAATTCAAAAGACTCTTAAAGATAAAATCTCCTATTTCCTTGCAAATTTCATGATGTACTcctaaacttttattttaatataaattaataattgatcaagtttttataatcgatgagttttaaaaatattattataaattataaaattttaaggaaaaatctcaaaaaatagaggagaaaaaataaaggaaatgtaaaagtggaaaaaaacaaataatgaaaagattttttttgtcttcttttctttctgtcCTATTTATGTCTCCCCCTTTCAAAAAATCCGAAGTCTTCACTCAGTTTCAAGGTACAAATTAATAAACCAATtgtgtatgcatgattttttttattacaaaaataaccataattatttataatgaatctcaaaaaggaaattttttagaaaaattgcaagtaacaattttttcaaattttcttaagGACGGATAATTATGAGAATGTACCAAAAGTGCTGTGGGGGATTCTCAAAAGTTATCTTTACAAAGGCCTCCTCATTGAGTCATGTgcatatattaataaatttttatggtCTCAagagtattaatttataaaggtTTAAATGTATAACACATTCACATTAAtgtgcacacacacacatacaaaGACTTTGTGAGTGGATACAGGAAAGAGAACAAGCCAAGTGGGAGAGTTTTTACAAAAAACCATTCTTTGCAAAAGCACATGATAATTACAAATCCTTTTAATGACAATAATCTAATTTCAACATTTCCACAAATGCATTTAAAACTCAAATTTGTATAAAGAGGCAATAACACATAAAGCTTAACTTACAAAACATTTGCAAGgagaaattagaaaaaagtttttagaCTCACGTATtcaacatcattcattcataaCATGAATGTATCATCCAATAATGATTCATATCATCATTTCCACTTAAGCACAACAATCGTCAAGTCACTAATTATAGGCATCACAATATCCATTATACAAGTAAGGTGTCAATGCATACTATTAACAAAGTCAAAGGGGAGAATGGATGTTTTTGCCTAATTCATCCTTATGGTATTCTTACCCCCGCATCGGGGCTTAAGGAGGGAAAAGTGGTATGTTCGCACAATTTGACCTTTTAGTATTCTTACCCTTACACCAAGATTCATAAAGAGGAAAGATGACAAATTCATCAATCTTGACTCTGTAGTATTCTTACCCTCACACCAAGATTTTATAAGAGGATGTTCACCAATCTTGTCCTTGTGGTATTCTTACCCCCACACCGGGAGTTTATAAGGGGAAGAGACGATACATTCACCAATCTCGACCTTATGGTATTGTTACCCTCACACTAGGCTAAAATCAACATatcacataattaaaaaaattcatatgaaATCTTACCAAGATCAAGCATCAAATATCCAATCATGACATTCATCTTTTGGATTCAACAATGGCGTCATTACATTCACATGAAGCTTAAAATGGTGGAGACCTACTCATCCACATTCTCATTTCTTACAATTTATGGGCATTTTACCATCCACATTCATTTTTGAAATAGAGGTGTCTCGTTACCCACACTAGCTCGTAGGCCGAAGTAATTAAGAAACTTTTGaacaaaatcatttaaagggCTTGTCCCCCTcattgaaaactaatacataataTGGATATTTACTACAtagttgtcacgacccaatctCGAGTTCATGACTAGTGCAAGGGAATCAATGAGAATTACCTTCGTAATCCATGTAAGcctaaatattaaataaactaTGTAACTAGTATAAACATGtcctatatatataaattatataaacgAGTTTGCAGCCTCAAATGCTCAACATGCGGtagaaaataaacataatatgGTATATCGGTCGTCTTGTGGTAGAAACAACCTATCAGTTGTCCCATGTCAATAATATAAAGCATTAATTATTGCATGACATTAACCGAGCCATAATCACAACAACCTGAAATATAAAGACAGACTTGACCAACGGAGTACGACACAAAAGAAAAGGCTGACATCTACTAGATGCCATGACGATCACCTACCAGACCAACCATAGAAGACTACTCCTCCCAAATGGACAGCGAGCCAAACTATCTACTCTATtgatctaaaaacaaaaatagtgGGGAAAAATAACGTGTGGGTCATAAAGATTCTGTGAATAGATATGAGGAAGGGGATTAAGTAGGGGGAAGAGTATTTAGAAAATACACTATCaaaaatatgcaaatagataattaatcaatatCTACAAAGCTCCCATTTTTCAAGCATTAATACAAACCGAGTCTCGCTAACTAAACGTCTTCACCTGACAATCCTACTTACCAAGTGTGTCAATAATCATTTGGTCAATACCCCGACCAATTCCTTTGTTTTCAAGATCATTATCTTTCAAACGACATTAAGAAACGTATAACTTTACCTTTTTATAAAACattgattataaaatgattgtaatttttaaacattatgtAGATATTGAAAtctaagtttaagaaatttggAGAAAACATCATTTCACTAGCATTAGAACAATAATCAAGGTTTCTAAAGATTCAGTGTAAAAATCAAACACATTTAGACTTTAGAAAAGCTTttgaaaacattaaatttcaaaaatatacctaatctattgatacatgagACCTATGTATCAATGTTAGTCACATTTATCGATAAATTCCTtgaatctattgatagataaaagataaaatgcaATTCTGAAAGTTCTGTGTtgaatatatcgatacatgatGAACAAGTATCGATGGATTTGCTATAGAGAGTAAAAATTCAGCCTAAAACTAACCACTAGGACCTTAAACAAGTATCTAATTCAACCATAGACAAATAATTGACATGTAAACACTATGTAGGCaataaatatgatataattcatcaattcaaTCATGAATTTCATAACACTTAGTCTAAATTTCCACATTAGACATTTATTCAAAGAAGATAACTTAGTCTAACTCACCACATTAGACATTCATTCAATCAAAAATGGAGCTCAAACCAAGGACAGCTAATCACCTAATGTCGTCACACTAGAACTAAATAGTTTGTTACTCTACGACCGACaactatttataaaaaaaaagttagcaCTTTGTTAGCTACCAAATCCAGCGAGTCTTGAGAAATTCTCAACCGACTCAAGTTGCCTCTCATTTTGCACAATGACCAGTGTTCTTTGCCACTAGTTACAGGTCCTTATACTTATAGGCTCCATCAACTACAATACAATTATTCAGCATACAATATATAATCAATCAAAAGATGAAATATGTTTTGCCACATGCATAAAGATTGAGACAACATAGAACCATAGTCAATCAACCAAACACATTACTAAACAAATGACCATAATTACCATGGCATTATCAAGGAGAAAATATTTCTCATACAACATTTAAAATCTAGTAATCATACATTAGTCATACACAAATAAGATGTTGAGATATAAACACAATTGAAAGGCTTGTTCCTTATTTTCAAATACCATATAGTAgactatatatatttagtctataatttttcataaacaTCTTTAAAAACATTTGTTTACCACACAAACGTAATCAAAACTCATTTATATGCAAGGCAAAGGATTGGCATGCTtaattatatccaaataatcaaaaacacCGCATCCATCCACCTCAATGAAGCATGCCTTGTTTTTCAAGGATTTTTGTTAAACACTTAGCCTTTCAAAAGTTCAATCATTCTCCACAAAAACTAACATAATGTTACCAACTTTAATACTTGGTTCTTCTAAGCTAATAATCATCAAATCCTTAACTAAACAATTTTCATCAACTTAGAATCTAAAAACAATGGCTAAACCAACCTCTAACTAAAGGAATTAATCAGTTAGTAGCTAAAGTTAAGCAACTTTACCTTAGTGAGCTTGTGAGTTCCAAAACCAAACCAAATCCTAGGTttccaagaacaaaaacaaatttatgagaatccaaataatttttgaaaatctaaACTCGAGATTAATCGGTTAAAAATCGATTATTTACCTTCCAAAGCATTTAAGAtgaaaaaccaagcttaaggataacttaaaatctttaGAAACCTTTGATTTGATGAAAGATAGGGTTGAGAGCATAAAAGCAAGAGGGTGGTTGTGTTCCTAGCTAAAAACCTCGTTTTTACCAAATAGATAAGGGTATGAGAGTTTTAGGGCTTTTAAAATAAAGGTGAAAAGACCAAAATACTTATTCTTTTCCAGTTTAGATGTCATCAATTGATAGATCGAGcatatctattgatagatttggtcatctatcgatagatattcatatttatcgatacatgttcatctgATTTCAAATTTT contains:
- the LOC18594627 gene encoding uncharacterized protein LOC18594627 isoform X1, producing MSYMSRNTNNPSSSSSSSSRFGGQDGVVEALHLLAWTASGFDWYVLNLENGVISQTLSRMPPKARRGSTAVACGNQIFVLGGACGRDPTCPDGKIHEIHLHDYVFYFDYQHPENGWREASSMLLQRMKPSAVTLDGKIYVFGGSAVGRFAEVLDIGQNSRALLRPPYASNIDPVSVSYPVLLDSSRSRILVHFACNNSLYAYNVNDKSWHCLNENFGKWSFAAVIVDDVLYGLVDSREDLYCFSETECSLRGYDVVENKRLPAKWLPEFQVCVPNHADLFHLGNGNLCLAWYSELEMHFYYIKFNVCKNSGEVHATGESDSVTCVEFQTSYCQISLLELKMVNISQNIEYESKPCLY
- the LOC18594627 gene encoding uncharacterized protein LOC18594627 isoform X3, with amino-acid sequence MSYMSRNTNNPSSSSSSSSRFGGQDGVVEALHLLAWTASGFDWYVLNLENGVISQTLSRMPPKARRGSTAVACGNQIFVLGGACGRDPTCPDGKIHEIHLHDYVFYFDYQHPENGWREASSMLLQRMKPSAVTLDGKIYVFGGSAVGRFAEVLDIGQNSRALLRPPYASNIDPVSVSYPVLLDSSRSRILVHFACNNSLYAYNVNDKSWHCLNENFGKWSFAAVIVDDVLYGLVDSREDLYCFSETECSLRGYDVVENKRLPAKWLPEFQVCVPNHADLFHLGNGNLCLAWYSELEMHFYYIKFNVCKNSGEVHATGESDSVTCVEFQTSYCQISLLELKGSMEKNLGV
- the LOC18594627 gene encoding uncharacterized protein LOC18594627 isoform X2 is translated as MSYMSRNTNNPSSSSSSSSRFGGQDGVVEALHLLAWTASGFDWYVLNLENGVISQTLSRMPPKARRGSTAVACGNQIFVLGGACGRDPTCPDGKIHEIHLHDYVFYFDYQHPENGWREASSMLLQRMKPSAVTLDGKIYVFGGSAVGRFAEVLDIGQNSRALLRPPYASNIDPVSVSYPVLLDSSRSRILVHFACNNSLYAYNVNDKSWHCLNENFGKWSFAAVIVDDVLYGLVDSREDLYCFSETECSLRGYDVVENKRLPAKWLPEFQVCVPNHADLFHLGNGNLCLAWYSELEMHFYYIKFNVCKNSGEVHATGESDSVTCVEFQTSYCQISLLELKSHSPEHSILAI
- the LOC18594627 gene encoding uncharacterized protein LOC18594627 isoform X4, with the protein product MSYMSRNTNNPSSSSSSSSRFGGQDGVVEALHLLAWTASGFDWYVLNLENGVISQTLSRMPPKARRGSTAVACGNQIFVLGGACGRDPTCPDGKIHEIHLHDYVFYFDYQHPENGWREASSMLLQRMKPSAVTLDGKIYVFGGSAVGRFAEVLDIGQNSRALLRPPYASNIDPVSVSYPVLLDSSRSRILVHFACNNSLYAYNVNDKSWHCLNENFGKWSFAAVIVDDVLYGLVDSREDLYCFSETECSLRGYDVVENKRLPAKWLPEFQVCVPNHADLFHLGNGNLCLAWYSELEMHFYYIKFNVCKNSGEVHATGESDSVTCVEFQTSYCQISLLELKV